The segment CCATCGTCCAGGGAGGACTGGCCTATCTGGCCCGCAGCGAGCTCTGCGCCGCCGTCTCCGCAGCAGGGGGCCTGGGCCAGCTTACCGCCGCCACCATGGAATCGCCCGAGGTGTTGCGCCAGGAGATCCGGCGCGTCCGGGAGCGGACCGACCGGCCCTTTGGCGTCAACTTCGCCATCGGACACCGGGATCTGTCGGAGTTCGTCCGGGTCACCATTGAGGAACAGGTTCCCGTCATCAGCGTGACGGGCGGCAACCCGGAACCCCTGTTCAAGGCCTTCGAGGGCCACCCCGTGCTCAAGATGGTGCTGGTGGCCGGTGTCCGGCAGGCCCAGAAGGCCGAGGCTCTTGGCGCCGACGCCGTGATCGCCGTGGGGGTCGAGGGGGGCGGCCACATCGGCCGGGACGACATCGGCACCCTGGTGCTGGTGCGGCGGGTGGTGGAGAGCGTCCAGATCCCCGTGCTGGCCAGCGGCGGGATCGTCGACGGCCGGGGGCTGGCGGCGGCCCTGGTGCTGGGGGCCGACGGCATCGAGATGGGAACCCGCTTCGTGGCCACGGTGGAGTGCCCGGCCCATCCCGCCTACAAACAGGCGCTGGTGGAGGCGCGGGAGACCGACACGGTGGTTATCGAGCGCAGCCTGGGCCGGCCGGGCCGGGTGCTGCGGGGTCCATGGCCGGAGCGAATTCTCGAAGCCGAGGCCCGGGGGGCCGGGCTCGACGAGCTCTTGCCCCTGATCTCCGGCAAGGCCAACACCCGGGCAGCCCTGGAGGGCAAGCTGGACGAGGGCTTCGTCTGGGCGGGCCAGGGGGTGGGCCTGATCCGCGACATCCCCACGGTGGCCGAGCTGCTGCGGCGCATGGTGGACGAGGCCGCTGCGGCCTTGCGGGAGGCCGGGGAGCGGCTGCAGGCGCCGGCAGGGG is part of the Thermaerobacter subterraneus DSM 13965 genome and harbors:
- a CDS encoding NAD(P)H-dependent flavin oxidoreductase, whose amino-acid sequence is MKALRTRFTERFGVELPIVQGGLAYLARSELCAAVSAAGGLGQLTAATMESPEVLRQEIRRVRERTDRPFGVNFAIGHRDLSEFVRVTIEEQVPVISVTGGNPEPLFKAFEGHPVLKMVLVAGVRQAQKAEALGADAVIAVGVEGGGHIGRDDIGTLVLVRRVVESVQIPVLASGGIVDGRGLAAALVLGADGIEMGTRFVATVECPAHPAYKQALVEARETDTVVIERSLGRPGRVLRGPWPERILEAEARGAGLDELLPLISGKANTRAALEGKLDEGFVWAGQGVGLIRDIPTVAELLRRMVDEAAAALREAGERLQAPAGGVASRLARQEPGAGSPGA